From Styela clava chromosome 6, kaStyClav1.hap1.2, whole genome shotgun sequence, one genomic window encodes:
- the LOC120331773 gene encoding uncharacterized protein LOC120331773: protein MERHLHREANKAHKQEMRAERREERLHDRAVNAALHGNIGQAIRLESKSHSAGHRADAAHSREINNRAAANAVHHQHHHHTPPPHHHHHTPPPHHHHHHGPPPPPVVVHHHHPPQHGAPHYPTGNAPYHGHGGYPH from the exons cAAGAAATGAGGGCGGAACGAAGAGAAGAACGATTACACGACAGAGCAGTCAATGCAGCATTGCACGGAAATATCGGGCAGGCTATTCGACTAGAAAGCAAGTCACATTCGGCGGGACACAG aGCTGATGCTGCACACTCCAGGGAAATCAACAACAGAGCAGCTGCCAATGCTGTTCACCACCAGCACCATCACCACACGCCTCCCCCACACCATCATCACCACACGCCTCCCCCACACCACCATCACCACCACGGACCTCCACCACCACCCGTAGTTGTCCAT CACCATCACCCTCCGCAGCATGGAGCACCGCACTACCCAACTGGAAATGCACCTTATCATG GTCACGGAGGATATCCTCACTAA
- the LOC120331745 gene encoding nucleoside diphosphate-linked moiety X motif 6-like, producing the protein MMGYNNYSISRVLYGSLTKHSRTPKQNNATKVLLSLKRQISSQSFYEKYFGSLNKLERIRDLFDKDVKLENVAKDLLPYSEDRYRGIHVVIDREKKCNPKYHNHMLKILDDSIAEWKLKGKTAVWIHVPIEKSAIIPSILYHGFKFHHAEDEYSSLSLWLHQDVETRIPIAASHQVGVGGCCIDDSGRMLVIQEKRRPVKVWKIPGGFSYLGENFDNTAKREVYEETGIETEYQSIIGFRQKHNFPGAFGKSDLYVICRLTPITFKIRPCPREVQECKWIDIEELSNRDDLTPLTAGVVKVALHGWKNGFKEIDIVTSLVKETDDLLYHRFVNNL; encoded by the exons ATGATGGGATACAACAATTACAGTATATCAAGAGTTTTATATGGATCTTTGACAAAACACAGTCGGACGCCAAAGCAGAATAATGCAACGAAAGTTTTATTGAGTTTAAAGAGACAGATAAGCAGTCAgtctttttatgaaaaatattttggcaGTTTGAATAAGTTGGAGAGAATCAGGGACCTATTTGATAAAGATGTAAAATTAGAAAATGTTGCAAAAGACCTTCTGCCATATTCGGAAGATAGGTATCGCGGTATTCATGTCGTTATCGACAGAGAAAAAAAATGTAATCCTAAATACCATAACCATATGTTGAAAATACTTGACG ATTCGATCGCAGAGTGGAAGTTGAAAGGCAAAACTGCAGTTTGGATTCATGTGCCGATAGAAAAAAGTGCTATTATACCGTCTATACTTTATCATGGATTCAAATTTCATCATGCAGAAGATGAATATTCCTCTTTATCTTTGTGGCTTCATCAGGATGTCGAAACAAGAATACCAATCGCGGCGTCGCATCAG GTCGGTGTTGGAGGATGCTGTATCGATGATTCGGGACGTATGTTAGTAATACAAGAGAAAAGAAGGCCGGTGAAAGTTTGGAAAATCCCGGGAGGTTTCTCTTATCTTGGAGAAAATTTTG ATAATACGGCAAAAAGAGAAGTTTATGAAGAAACGGGCATTGAGACTGAATACCAATCAATAATCGGATTTCGACAAAAGCATAATTTTCCGGGAGCATTTGGCAAATCAGATTTatatgtaatttgtagattgaCGCCAATTACGTTCAAGATCAG ACCCTGTCCAAGAGAGGTTCAAGAATGCAAGTGGATCGATATTGAAGAACTTAGTAACCGTGATGACTTGACACCATTAACTGCTGGAGTAGTAAAAGTAGCTCTTCACGGGTGGAAAAACGGATTCAAAGAAATTGATATTGTGACGTCactagtaaaagaaacagatgATTTGTTGTATCATCGTTTTGTTAATAATTTATGA
- the LOC120331724 gene encoding sialin-like encodes MGKGEDKPDEFDKDIVEETTPGCYLKSRHSMAIMLFFATFNVYSLRTNLSVAIVAMVNSTSSSTEDSENGSDVCPDKGVSEIDENTNNGIFVWDSVQQGLILGCYFYGYIFTCVPGGYLAKRYGVKPVLGITMLISSIITLLCPVMANASFPLFVTFRIILGFLQGVSFPAVQSAWGIWAPPLERSTLIAISFSGSSFGTFVTLPIAGVIADNVGWEAVFYLTGAGAMLWSLVWLAFFYSTPETHPRTSEQEKKYIVESIGIQKKKNPDVKLQTPWVAMLTSLPVWGIVVGHFASNWGNYTLMTMLPTYMANILRFNLSASGGLSALPYILQFIFTIGGGYVTDVIRSRRLMSTVAVRKLNTTLGLAVPALFVVLAGYIGCDVAAAVAFFSISVAFNALTVSGCKANTVEIAPKYGGIVYGISNTIANIPGFLAPQVVGIMLKEDDSLSQWQKVFWVSAAVYLFGAIVYLIVGSGVEQPWAAGKILKNKSVKLEGIDNKATSEDNENKGTSF; translated from the exons ATGGGAAAGGGAGAAGATAAACCTGATGAATTCGATAAAGACATTGTCGAA GAGACGACTCCAGGATGCTATTTGAAATCCCGCCATTCGATGGCAATTATGCTATTTTTTGCAACATTCAATGTTTATTCGTTGAGAACCAACCTCAGCGTTGCAATTGTTGCCATGGTGAACTCGACCAGTTCCTCCACGGAAGATTCAGAAAACGGAAGTGACGTATGTCCTGACAAGGGTGTGTCGGAAATAGATGAAAATACGAAC AATGGTATATTTGTTTGGGACAGTGTTCAACAAGGACTTATTCTTGGTTGCTATTTTTATGGATATATTTTTACGTGTGTGCCCGGTGGCTATCTGGCTAAAAGATATGGAGTTAAACCAGTGTTGGGCATCACCATGCTGATATCATCAATAATTACACTATTATGTCCAGTTATGGCAAATGCAAGCTTTCCTCTTTTTGTTACATTTCGAATCATACTAGGATTTCTACAG GGTGTGAGCTTTCCTGCTGTCCAATCAGCTTGGGGAATATGGGCACCTCCGCTTGAAAGAAGCACTTTGATAGCTATTTCTTTCTCGGGTTCCAGTTTTGGAACATTCGTAACTCTTCCTATAGCAGGAGTGATAGCAGATAATGTAGGATGGGAAGCTGTATTTTATTTAACAG GTGCTGGCGCCATGTTATGGTCTCTTGTGTGGCTCGCATTTTTCTACAGTACTCCAGAAACTCATCCCAGAACCTCTGAGCAGGAGAAAAAATACATCGTTGAAAGTATCGGGATTCAGAAAAAGAAGAATCCG GATGTGAAACTTCAAACACCTTGGGTTGCCATGTTGACTTCTTTGCCAGTGTGGGGAATTGTCGTTGGACATTTTGCTAGTAACTGGGGAAACTACACTTTAATGACTATGCTACCAACTTATATGGCTAATATTCTTAGATTTAATCTTTCTGCG AGCGGAGGTCTTTCTGCCCTTCCATACATACTGCAATTCATCTTTACAATCGGAGGAGGCTATGTCACCGATGTCATCAGAAGTCGTCGATTAATGAGTACAGTAGCGGTTCGCAAGCTTAACACGACGTTGGGTCTGGCTGTTCCAGCATTATTTGTCGTGCTAGCTGGATATATTGGATGCGACGTGGCAGCAGCTGTAGCGTTTTTCTCGATATCTGTGGCTTTTAATGCACTAACAG TATCTGGATGTAAAGCGAATACTGTCGAAATAGCTCCGAAATATGGCGGAATAGTTTATGGAATATCAAATACAATTGCAAACATTCCGGGATTTTTGGCACCTCAAGTAGTTGGCATTATGTTGAAAGAAGAC GATTCTCTTTCCCAGTGGCAAAAGGTATTTTGGGTTTCAGCAGCAGTCTACCTCTTTGGTGCAATAGTATATCTTATTGTGGGATCTGGTGTAGAACAACCATGGGCAGCAGgaaagatattaaaaaataaatctgtAAAGTTGGAAGGCATCGACAATAAAG CAACGTCGGAAGACAACGAGAACAAGGGAACGTCATTTTAA